tttcctCAGTTTTGATTCAGGTGGTACGACCCATTCCCCCTTAAActcaaatttgaattcactCCAGGGGCTCAGGGTTACAAAACctgttttatttaattctcATTTTGTACAACAGCAGGACACTGGGTGACCGTGCAACGGAGCCAAGAGTCGCACCGCATACGTGGCAGCCAAAGATCACGCCAGAAAAGGAACTAAATTTGAAGGAAATCAAGCCAAAGCCCGAAACGAAGCCAATCCTGCGAAGTCTCCGCGATGGTTTAGAGAATCTGAAGAAGACAGCGAGTCGAGAACGAAGTCAGACAAGACAAACGGGGAACGGTGGTGGTTTCCTAGAAAAAATCTCGAAGCTAACTCAAAGTAGCAAAAGCCGGAATCCGGCGAAGAAGTCGGCTTCCTTCACGTTCGCCGTGCGACCGGAAGTCGCCATGCGTTCGGGGGAGAAGTACGCGAGTCTTGAACCGGACGTGACGTCATCCAGCAGCAACAGGGGTCCCAAACAACCCGTTCAGAGATCGATCTCGGCTGGCGTTCTGGACACACATCAGGCTCACGTTGAGCTTGAGCCAAATTACGCCCGTGTTAGGGATAGTCTGGTGCTTTCATCTAGTCCGCCAAACCTGACGAAGGCTAAGGCGGAAGACATATACGCGGAGATATGCGAGAATGCCGCAGCTGAAAATGTGCCAAACCTATCGGATACTCATATCGTCGCAAAAGTGAAAATCACCGTGCGAAACGACAGCGTTTATCCCGACGCTGACGAAAGAAGTGGCCATAATAATTACGTCAATTTAATACACACTTCCCAACAGATCGATTCGATCATCAACACCGACGTCGACGTGGTATATAACACGGTTTTATGAACCTCGGGGTTGTTGATGAAACGAACCGTTGTAGCCGATTCTGGCAATATGATATGTTGCGAGGAAGAAGCTAATTGGCGTGCTAGACATTTGTATTATAGTTGTCAATATAGATAGATGTAAATTCGTAGCTTATTtctaattatatacatacgtgtaaatatattcaaatacatGACGCATGCATCTGTTTGAAACAATATACGATTGTTGTACGAGTGCCTATCTGTTATCCTCGATTGATTTGTTTCAGACGTCAAGAATGTGCGAGGGTAAATATACTTGGCGTAGGTTCTAttgacgaatttcaaaaattcattcttcAATAGGAACATTTCACCGTTGgattcattcaaattcatcATGTGGATCAATAAATCAATATCCAATTGCGTTCCTATCTTTGGGAACCGTTTTCACCTCTTTAAGCCTTTTATCtgccgatgaaaaaaatacgtcaCTTTTAGTTTTCAATGGCCTATGACATACATGAGTTGCAATGAATTCGCGGGGGGACACCGAACTGGTGTTCCATATagtgatttattttattacgtgAGTTTAAAGAGCTTCAATTTAAGGTTGGCGATGGGTGAAGGTAAAGTTGTCACATTAAATTGCCGATGGAAAACgggtcaatttttatttgaatgctgcttagtttttcgaaaaatgtgtCGTACAGCCAAAACCGTCTTCCTAAACGTTAGAAGCGTCGACTTCAGTCGattttgacaaaaatgaatatatctcCATAACGATGCGACGTAGCAGATTTTTACTTGGAGTTTTGATGATTTATGATTATTAGGATTTATAGAAAATCCGGAAATCATCAAAaccgagaaaaaaatactttttcggGTGTACGTGTCGCGTATTTTGACTATTCTCCAAACCCTATCCAAGCCTATGCATCACTGACGCGATTCAGGCTATGACAGCCTCATTTTATACCGAATGCCAAACACAGATATGTAAAAACAAATGAGTTTCATGCATTAATCATACCGTAAAAGAAGAAGCTGTAAtgtatgaaaattggtacGCGATCTTAGAGATTTGACGAGTCTCAGAGGCTGGGTAAGTgaaagttttcatttcaacaatttaCAGACAGAGCGTAAATCagatcttcagtcaacgccaTAAGTAGTCAGAGACTTCAAACTCCGCCTGACGTCGCATGTTACGGCAATCCTCTAAGCAGTAGATCGCGTTGCACCATAgagatataggtataatataaaacgtAAGTAACGGCGTGAGCGTCCCGTGAATGGACTTGAATCAGTTCTTTGAAGGACAGAAGATAATAATTCTCCCGTTCTCTCTGTCGCTCTACCGTGAAGAGGGGGGGCAGCTGGGCTAGCGCGTGTAGCTACCCCCACTCCATGGGAAGAGCgttagggggggggggttatTATGTTCCGTCCTTCAGAGAACTGATTTTACTCTCATCTGAGCGTCGGGCGGAATCAGTCGTTTCCGAGCAATTCGAGCGAAATCACGTGTTCTCGGTGGTACCGGTTCAACGTACAGACCGCGTTCTTCAGGATGTGTCATGATTTTTGATCAATGCATTTCCACCATACTTATCTGTAAATAATACACGAGGAGCCGCGTATAGCCCGATCCAAAACTGAgctactgaaataaaaacatcctgCGAACGTTGATTGTGAATTTCGTGTGCTgagttttcattgttttgtaCAACTTCAGACTTCAGTGATGTGTATTATTGTCTCTGTGCGTCGAgtgcaattttataattattttggcTGATTTTCGGCGAATGCGCAATTGCACTGCTAGCAAGTTTATTCGGTCGGTTCAGTCAGACAACTACAGCACAAAAAGTGAGTGTAGAATCGAGTGTTATTGGGGTGCGGGTTTTTTGGATTATAAGAGTTTAGTGAAGATGTGACTTATGTGAAAAGTACATCGCTTCACCAATGCACGTGAGATGCTACAACAACTACTACGTAGAGTGTGGAGCATCCCACATTCCAGGTAACAATACAGTGCAACCTCCGAATGAAACCGGGCTCGGGCGGTTAGGGGAATATAATTCCGAGAAATGAGTTACCGACTGTTAGATGACTTTCAgtcgaatcattttttttcataatgcAATTTAGCGTAGCTTACTtcatttagaaattttacacGTTGCTAAAAGTGGAATAAGCATCGCGACAGGTAACCATCGCTTACTCGGCACTCGCGAGATCGAATTGTGTTTTGCAACTGATGTAATAATttacgtttgaatttaccaATGATGCCGTTTAAGTGGTGGATtactaaaataataaatgcaaTATTAGGGTGGGCGGGATATGACCGCGATACTGTATTCTGAGTAGGCAGActacgatacaaaaacattttgctcccaacaggtaaccaacgaaaatgtaagtcagtgaccacggcgcaaatgatgaagaatgatgtgtgttggaaaaaatggagaatcgATTAGGtcgaatataggtaaccgggtaggtaggcggacgttttgggatccgtcgcgggatttatgaatgaatgtgtgaatcTCTCTTTTCCGTTGGGTGGCTTCGTTGGGAAACAGGCGagggtaggaaggtcgcgatgtacTGTGATGTTACTAACCTTTGTAATCCACAGCGTCAAACgatcacagaaatatttttaccaaaagaCTCCGTATTCGAATCTTTCAACCATTTGTAAGCATTTGAATATTAACGAGATCGAATTGCCTATTGTCACTTTGCAACCATTTTTTAAtcgttattcaattcaattatttagtcATTACCGATCATTATTCCATCCAGTTCGTCACGCCTTATTGCGCGTAGATTAATAACGCGAATTGGACGCAGCTTTTTGCGGGCCAATTAATAACGGGAGTCGTACACGGTTTTTTGCCCGTCGGTTTTGCAAACAGTACATAAAAGAGTTACGCACTCTCAATGTGCTGATTTTTCAGCTCTTCGGTCAATTGTTTGACGAAtaataaagttttcaagttcCACGGCGCCTTTAGCGCGTGGACTTGATACCTTTTAGTTATGAAAGAAAGCGCGGCATTTGAAAACCGGCGCTCAACACGCAGGAACAAAAATGTTTCagataattaatttgtttattttcgttaattatatttttcacttctctAAACTAAGtatatttttgtctgtatCGACATATGGcactaattatatttttatttgttccaCGTAACCGAGTTTCATTAACTATACTGAAAAATCAACGCCTCATTTTTTAGGCTTAGGTCTGGTTCAGGGTTAGTCATGTTGTTTTCACCGATACATAGATTTAGTGATGTACTTCAGAATCATCGTGATCACAAAGTGTAGCAAAATTTATTTGgctgtagtttttttttaatgctttTGCAGTTTTTTATTGCGATTGTTTTAACgtcgagttttttttctcgagtcGCTCTGGGTCATGTTTGGTTTGTCTTTTACCATAGAATTATACAGCTTCTTATTCTACGCCAATTTGTTTCTATTTCTTCAAAGATTTCTGCATCGTCTTTCGACAGGTAAATGCCAACGTCTTACAGCGGTTCGTGTTTTCGATCTTAGTTTCGTTTTTGATTGTTTTGCGTATTCACCAGGTTCTCCATTTTTGTGATTATCTCATACctcataagaaaaaaaaaccgtgcGCGAACATCCGAAGTCAATCGCCGTTCGCAACAAATTGCGAATACACGCGAGTACAAATTGAttgggaaaaacaatttaccaTAATtaccatttgaaaaaaagtcatGTGTAATTTTTCCAAGAACACAAGATCGATCTTGCAACTATTCTCCGTGGAGTAGGCCTACTGGGGATacgacgtaaaaaaaaacgcgctGGGTGCTCTACCGCTTGCGGTGGCGTGGAAACGAGCATAAGTgaagtaaattattttcactggtCAAATACTAACATATTGTAGTTTTTCTAAGGGattagataaaaatttcaatctgtTTCCGTTCGTCATTCTATAGGCATAATAACATTCGACTCTGCATTATCTGGGCACACCCGATGAGCGACGGTAACATCCGCTCTTGTGTAAACTTTACGTACGGACCGCTTGCCGGTTGAGTTGCCCTTTCAAGGTAGGACGCAGAGGACGCTTCTTAACAATGAATTTAACTCGTTCATTTTCGATCACGAAAAATCCCAGAAGACTACGAGTCTTTATacttatattttcaatcacgCACAAGGTGCCACGAAGTTAATAACACGAAAAAGGCGGACGTGTGAGCTCTTATCAGGCATCGCTTTGCGCAATCATCAGTTTCTCAATTGGCTGtcagtaaaatatattttcggtAGAGGGTGCATCAGTCAAATCATGTGATTCGTGACGTTCGTGATCATAACTCAAGTGGGGTTATATCACAAGTTGAAAGCCCAACAAATCGTTTGACTTACGTGATTTGGGTAGAAGCTAATGGGAATCCGACTTAAAGAAAAATGTGCACTGAGCATAGAATCCCTAGTTTTTAACCAATGGAGAGACAGGAAAACTAGGGAGATTGCACTGAATGCGCATTGAGTACGCACTTTTGCTGTAAGTCAAATTTACCATAACCTGTTGCCTTGGAAATAcgaaaatgaattaaatttaagGAAATTTGTATCCGATGTTCGTCATCGCACGATTATAAGGATAAAATCGTCGGGTCGAGCAGTTGATTCAAAACACGATAGCCCCAAAAAATATCCTTTGCATCTATTTTTGAGATGCATGCAATGTGTTAATCAGTTATTTATATCACTTGTGTGCCGTATCTCTGGCTGGTTATTTTCTGGCTTGAGCCTCTCTCAGCTTCAAACGTGATTCTTGATCTCGACAATGTTTTGAATTAAAATCAGAATTTTACTTAATAGTAACAATGGACGAAATTCGTTTTCGAATATCCAATCAACTCGAGACGTTACAGGTATTTGTTccgttcgaattttcattgaTCATTCATTTAAAAcgttaaaaattacaaacgcatacaataatattttacatatCTTCCCATCATTTTTGCCCGCAAACTATCATTCAtagtttttctaattttcttttgATCATCCAGTCACAAATGTAACCTGCCataattccaataatataGTAAAAGAAACTGTACAAGTTACAGATTTCAATCAagtcatatttatttataactttCCAAGCAGAGGTATACAAATACATTCCTTTAGAATAAATTCCAATCCTAAACAAGCAAAAACTGGATTTCATAAACTTCTTCTTCacattgaaaaacatttttctatgTCTCTTACATAAAAAACTCTCGTGAAACATTCTTCCaatagaaaagaaattgtTATATTTCCATGAAATCTTATTTTTGCAGGTTCAAGCATCAGTGATAGCGCAGCAGGGACAGCAAGTGTTGGCCAGATGGATAACGCAGCTTCAACAACTTCTGCAGGAATTTTACCAGGGAGAATATGGCCAACGACTAAAAGATGTTGGCCAACAACTGTTGACCTGGGCTCACACTGGATGGGAACAACTCCAGTTTCAGTATTATTCACTGCAATTCAACCCGCGTGAATTTTATCAACAAGTAGCCAACTTGTTTACTGCTGGAGGTATTCTTCCAGGTGTGCATTATCCAACTCTTCCATTACTGAACCTGGTCCTGAAAACCTGCATCCTTGAAGTACGATGCACTCATGGACCGTATGCTTCTCAATTTAGTTCAATGTAATCTCACTCTGATCTCTCGTTTGCATATAATCGCAATTGAAATTCAACTTACCACTCGCATGTTATTGTCTACCTAAATTTCTTCCCTCCAACTGTAGAGAATGGATATTGATACACATGAATGCTAGCGATGTTTCAGACCTCTGAAACTAGTGACAAAAActtattttgcaaaattgacAATGATTATCTGGATGCAAGAATGATGGGATGATTCAAAGCTAGTTATTTCTAAAAAGTGCCCTCTGAAATGACTTATCTACCAacccatttttattttttgccctaatttcatattctcttaaaatttttgttttgcattCAGATaatgaatagtaataaataaaccTACACTTTTGTATTCTAGTTACAGTTTCTTTAATGCAGGTTTGCTTATATTTCAGTGTCAAGACGAGAGCTAGCCTTTTGTGTTATTGGTTTAACTGCCGGAAGTCTTATAGGATTTAGCACTGGCTTAAATTGTCACCACCCACCACAGCACATGCACCACATGAAAGCCATTATATGTCATCATTACATTGGTATTGAGGTTTGTATTATAAGTATCATTTGGCATGTTACCAGTGTACTTTTGGTATCTAATGGTGCCAGATGTTCTGgtttaaaagaaagaaaagtgaTCGAACTTATAGTTTATGTTTCCACtagtaagaaaataaagtaGGTCAAGCATGTGTAAATGGTGGTACATTGTTACATATCggagttttcattttatcacacGTGTCTTACACTAATacgtaattattataaaacgATGTTGGAGTCTGGTAAGTCAGAAAGTGAAATCTTCCAACCCTGTATATACTTTTGGTTTTACAATGTTTCATAAATTCTTATGGTTCAACAGGGTGTCACTACAATAGACGACGTGGAAATGCCAGCCATTCAAAAACCTGACGATTTATTAATTCAAGTAAAATCTGCATCTGTGAATGTCGTAGATGCAAAAATATGTTCTGGCTACGCAAGGACGTACAGACAGCTTCTTAACTCTGGTGTAAATATTCAAGCAATTAACACTGATCtgcatttttcaacaaatacgTATTTACAAACTCATTACAAAATCACAAAAAGACCATTGTTTATCCCGTTACTCTGTTGCAGAAACAGAGAGATTTGCCAGTGATAATAGGAAGAGATTGTGCCGGAATAGTGGTTGATATTGGTCCAAGTGTCATAGATTTTGACATTGGTGATGAGGTGTATCTGGCCGTTCCTTCATGGGCACAAGGTACCATGGCAGAATATTTGGTAGTTTCAGAAACCGTAGTAGCCAGAAGGCCAAAACTTGTAAACTTTGATGCAGCAGCCAGCTTACCGTACAGTGGATGTTTGGCATGGGATGCCATTGTTAATGAATCTGTGATCGCAGAAGGCAATGCTCGAGGAAAAAGGTCATTCTTCAAAGATTTAGTAACAAACTGAATCAAGCCattgttgaattttaaaattgacGCTAAAGATGCATAAATGTTAATAACAGATCtgcaatattatataaataaaaactacCAGACAACTACTGAATGTGAAGTAACTTGCTGTATTGTTGTAATCGATATAAACATTTCCACAGAATTCTTGTGTATGGTGGGACTACCCCAGTTGGCTGTATTTTAATTCAGCTAACTAAACTTTGGGGTGGTTATGTTGTTGCAGCTTGTAAACAGCAAGCAATACCTGTTGCTAAAGCTCTGGGAGCGGACGAAGTTATTCCCTTCAACGAATCGAATATAGAAAAAGAATTAGAACTACAAGATAAGTGAGTAAATATGTCTTCTTTCAGACATGgtgattccaaaaaaatataatacgttaataattttttgagagaaagaaaacgcCAATGTGTTCGATCAATCTCTATTCAAAGAGTGATTTGTTTCCAGGTTTGGCTGAAAGACGCGAGtgaaatcaagaaaaaattaatcctTTACTCAGTTCTTCATTTTGAATCCATTATTGCAGATTCGACGCCATCTTTTACACCGGTGGTCAACAAATTAAAGACTGTATACTGAGAAATCATTTACTACCGCATGGTTCTTACGTATCCACAGTACCAGAACATTTGACATCCGATACGTTAGGATTTGTTTTTGGAAGCATATTTTCCGGATATGTCAGAATCAAACTGTTAATACGagtatgtattttatttgtaatatattttgcTCTCACAATGCATAATATTTCGTGTAATTTGATAGTATtgacaatgaataaaatcaaaatattattacaagtGTAGACTGACATAACTTTTTACTGTATGATTACAGTACTTATTTGGTTTGAAACCAAACCAATGGAACGATGGTTCAAAAATAAACACTGCCAATCTGGATGCATTGCGTCAACTCGTTGATGCAGATCAACTACAGGCTGTTGTTCATAAAGCTTATGCACCACACAACATTGAACAAGCCTTACACGAAGCATTGAATCCGAATGCTGTCGGCAGCACTATAATTAGATTCCACTGACGCTTGTATTATTTACAGGATATACTAATTCATGGCTTGGTGATTCAGTAATGGTGTTACAACTATTGCAGACCTTGataatacaaatatttgaatgaattgcCAAACCAGACATTTATAGTTGGACACCAGAGAATTCAggtaatattttaattaccaAGAATTGACGTTGACGCTGAAAAGCACAGTTTCAGTCTGGCCAATTATCACTTCAAATTTGCGAGTGTGTCTTCCACGTAACTTCAAAATTGCGATAGACTCCACTCGTAACCAGCTCAAATTAAGGccatatttacataaaatggCCCCTAAAATTCAGGGTATAAGAATGGGGAGCTTTAATACAAAGTTAAGTTAGTAAATGTTTATAGCATGTTTTattatcaaatatatatatatataactagaTATGAAGGAAAGTTTAAGAACTAATCATGAGTTGCCTTAACAAATTATAAACTGTTAATTATTTGAACTTTTGTgcaaacaaaatatatatacataatgtttaatttgaaaatggatgaatttttatataattgaaGTTATAACTGCAGAtttattgattgaaaattgttgtaattttaCTTAATCGAAGTTATTGTTGCAGACTTATTGACATTGTTTGGCAAGACATAAATGGCCAACAGTAAAAGTAAAGAATTCATAATAAAAGAATGAATTGAATTCAGCTAGTAATTCATATCTATAACGGATCATTTGcatattagaaaaatttgttacttggaataattaaaattcgaaatttcatttgaattacTTTGTTGTAAAAATCGACAGACCCAGGGCAGACCTCTTAACAGAGGAATTTATACTCCTGAGTTGCatgacaaaattttgagatAACTTTCCATTTATTTGGCTTTTCCTCGAAATTTACCTCTTCCAGCAGGTTTGCCTTTTTTCGCTGGTGTCTTTTTGTCATCGGCCTGTTGtgttaaacaaaaaatgaattaatcaATATGTCCTGGTAAATCTGAGTGTTAGATTCCTAAATAAGGCAAGGCAGTAAAACCTCTTTAGTGGCAACTCCTAGGGGAAAATGTTAATGCAGTTAATAGTTCCTTGTCAAACATGACAGGGACGAATCATCAAACATCTAATAAAAATGACTTATCTTTATTTATCAACAAAATTTAACTAAAGTTacgaaattaagaaaaaattttttgaaattccaagctcaataaaaatgttatctgCTTTTACTTGTACCTATATCATTTTTAACACTAGGTGTGTATCTTTTCTTGTGTATGAAATCAGAGATATTCGAGAGTTTTTTTCTGCACCCACCCCAAATTTGAACAGTGTGGAAGTCAAGTTAAAGTTGAGCAGTAAAATCGACAACAAGTTCCcgtatattttttcctatCACAAATGATTACAAGTTCACTATAGTAATCTGCCATGTGCTGTGCTGCTGAATTGTCACTTTCCACAAATCTAATCAGTCACAGTAGGAAAGCAGATTTGTCAAAACAAGGATGATGGAATAGTTATTGACACTAAGGTGGTTTTACTGTGTTATGAATATCCAATAGATACTCAACAGATCAATGTCTTACCTTACGCTTGACTGGAGTTGTACTGGGCAACACTTTGAAGAACGAGTCGAGCCGACCCTGGGTTGAAGTACCACGAGCTTTCAACAACTTTTTCGAACCATTTCTAACTCTATCTTCATTAAATTGCTTATCACCACACAAAAAATTAACCAAGCCTTCCTCATCTGGATCTGACCACTTCAGCTGCAAAACAAACAAGTTTTAATCAAGAAGAGAAGAACTTGAAAATTCTTTGGAGCCCAAAActggtttataatttttccttcGCCTAGTTATCTGAAGATTATTGCAAAATATAAGTACCACTACATGCCTCAATATTATTTGGATCCATAACTTCAGGTTCTTGAAATAATATTCTGGCTTGTTTATAGTTCCAATCAGTCGGTACAGGATACTTATTGGTAtctaaattttccaaaatctttTCAAGAGATCTGTGCGTTTTAATTAGCTCCATAGCTCGCTTTGGCCCAATACCTCTAATGCTGTCAGTATAATCACAGCCCAACATTATGCATAGATCAATAAACTGTAAATAACATTTGAAATAGAATTGTCAGGTTGGAATAAACCATATTGCTGTATACACAACAGTAAGTACCAATCATTGATGCTAGCGACATTTTTGATAGCTCTTCATAGAAAACTGTGTCATTGGAagaatcgaattttcaaattattcttttcataTCAGCCTTGCATTTACCTCGTCCTTATTCAATTCCAGACCTTCCAATACTTTATCATAATGAATCTCTTGTATAGGCATTTTTCTGGCCTCACTAAATGTCATACGTCGAAGTAGTA
The Neodiprion lecontei isolate iyNeoLeco1 chromosome 3, iyNeoLeco1.1, whole genome shotgun sequence DNA segment above includes these coding regions:
- the LOC107220989 gene encoding reticulon-4-interacting protein 1, mitochondrial isoform X4, which gives rise to MDEIRFRISNQLETLQVQASVIAQQGQQVLARWITQLQQLLQEFYQGEYGQRLKDVGQQLLTWAHTGWEQLQFQYYSLQFNPREFYQQVANLFTAGGILPVSRRELAFCVIGLTAGSLIGFSTGLNCHHPPQHMHHMKAIICHHYIGIEGVTTIDDVEMPAIQKPDDLLIQVKSASVNVVDAKICSGYARTYRQLLNSGKQRDLPVIIGRDCAGIVVDIGPSVIDFDIGDEVYLAVPSWAQAASLPYSGCLAWDAIVNESVIAEGNARGKRILVYGGTTPVGCILIQLTKLWGGYVVAACKQQAIPVAKALGADEVIPFNESNIEKELELQDKFDAIFYTGGQQIKDCILRNHLLPHGSYVSTVPEHLTSDTLGFVFGSIFSGYVRIKLLIRYLFGLKPNQWNDGSKINTANLDALRQLVDADQLQAVVHKAYAPHNIEQALHEALNPNAVGSTIIRFH
- the LOC107220989 gene encoding reticulon-4-interacting protein 1 homolog, mitochondrial isoform X1, encoding MDEIRFRISNQLETLQVQASVIAQQGQQVLARWITQLQQLLQEFYQGEYGQRLKDVGQQLLTWAHTGWEQLQFQYYSLQFNPREFYQQVANLFTAGGILPVSRRELAFCVIGLTAGSLIGFSTGLNCHHPPQHMHHMKAIICHHYIGIEGVTTIDDVEMPAIQKPDDLLIQVKSASVNVVDAKICSGYARTYRQLLNSGKQRDLPVIIGRDCAGIVVDIGPSVIDFDIGDEVYLAVPSWAQGTMAEYLVVSETVVARRPKLVNFDAAASLPYSGCLAWDAIVNESVIAEGNARGKRILVYGGTTPVGCILIQLTKLWGGYVVAACKQQAIPVAKALGADEVIPFNESNIEKELELQDKFDAIFYTGGQQIKDCILRNHLLPHGSYVSTVPEHLTSDTLGFVFGSIFSGYVRIKLLIRYLFGLKPNQWNDGSKINTANLDALRQLVDADQLQAVVHKAYAPHNIEQALHEALNPNAVGSTIIRFH
- the LOC107220989 gene encoding reticulon-4-interacting protein 1 homolog, mitochondrial isoform X2; translation: MDEIRFRISNQLETLQVQASVIAQQGQQVLARWITQLQQLLQEFYQGEYGQRLKDVGQQLLTWAHTGWEQLQFQYYSLQFNPREFYQQVANLFTAGGILPVSRRELAFCVIGLTAGSLIGFSTGLNCHHPPQHMHHMKAIICHHYIGIEGVTTIDDVEMPAIQKPDDLLIQVKSASVNVVDAKICSGYARTYRQLLNSGRDLPVIIGRDCAGIVVDIGPSVIDFDIGDEVYLAVPSWAQGTMAEYLVVSETVVARRPKLVNFDAAASLPYSGCLAWDAIVNESVIAEGNARGKRILVYGGTTPVGCILIQLTKLWGGYVVAACKQQAIPVAKALGADEVIPFNESNIEKELELQDKFDAIFYTGGQQIKDCILRNHLLPHGSYVSTVPEHLTSDTLGFVFGSIFSGYVRIKLLIRYLFGLKPNQWNDGSKINTANLDALRQLVDADQLQAVVHKAYAPHNIEQALHEALNPNAVGSTIIRFH
- the LOC107220989 gene encoding reticulon-4-interacting protein 1 homolog, mitochondrial isoform X3, which encodes MDEIRFRISNQLETLQVQASVIAQQGQQVLARWITQLQQLLQEFYQGEYGQRLKDVGQQLLTWAHTGWEQLQFQYYSLQFNPREFYQQVANLFTAGVSRRELAFCVIGLTAGSLIGFSTGLNCHHPPQHMHHMKAIICHHYIGIEGVTTIDDVEMPAIQKPDDLLIQVKSASVNVVDAKICSGYARTYRQLLNSGKQRDLPVIIGRDCAGIVVDIGPSVIDFDIGDEVYLAVPSWAQGTMAEYLVVSETVVARRPKLVNFDAAASLPYSGCLAWDAIVNESVIAEGNARGKRILVYGGTTPVGCILIQLTKLWGGYVVAACKQQAIPVAKALGADEVIPFNESNIEKELELQDKFDAIFYTGGQQIKDCILRNHLLPHGSYVSTVPEHLTSDTLGFVFGSIFSGYVRIKLLIRYLFGLKPNQWNDGSKINTANLDALRQLVDADQLQAVVHKAYAPHNIEQALHEALNPNAVGSTIIRFH
- the LOC107220995 gene encoding flap endonuclease 1; protein product: MGILGLSKLIADVAPSAVKEKDIKHYFGRKIAIDASMCLYQFLIAVRSEGAQLTSIDGETTSHLMGIFYRTLRFIEQGIKPVYVFDGKPPNLKGGELAKRAEKRDEAQKALEVAEAAGNTEDIQKFNRRLVKVTKQHAEDSKQLLKLMGVPYIDAPCEAEAQCTALVQSGKVFATATEDMDALTFGCNVLLRRMTFSEARKMPIQEIHYDKVLEGLELNKDEFIDLCIMLGCDYTDSIRGIGPKRAMELIKTHRSLEKILENLDTNKYPVPTDWNYKQARILFQEPEVMDPNNIELKWSDPDEEGLVNFLCGDKQFNEDRVRNGSKKLLKARGTSTQGRLDSFFKVLPSTTPVKRKADDKKTPAKKGKPAGRGKFRGKAK